The proteins below come from a single Falco rusticolus isolate bFalRus1 chromosome 8, bFalRus1.pri, whole genome shotgun sequence genomic window:
- the EPC2 gene encoding enhancer of polycomb homolog 2 isoform X1, with amino-acid sequence MSKLSFRARALDAAKPLPIYRGKDMPDLNDCVSINRAVPQMPTGMEKEEESEHHLQRAISAQQVFREKKESMVIPVPEAESNVNYYNRLYKGEFKQPKQFIHIQPFNLDNEQPDYDMDSEDETLLNRLNRKMEIKPLQFEIMVDRLEKASSSQLVTLQEAKLLLNEDDYLIKAVYDYWVRKRKNCRGPSLIPQIKQEKRDGSTNNDPYVAFRRRTEKMQTRKNRKNDEASYEKMLKLRREFSRAITILEMIKRREKTKRELLHLTLEVVEKRYHLGDYGGEILNEVKLNRPEKEMSTTPSTLHNGNHHKVQECKVKHPHHSSLKEEVSDVVRQKKKYLKKPKMECVVTPQQPSAEPLPVISKSDIKQYDFHSSDEDEFPQVPSPVSEAEEENDPDGSCAFRRRAGCQYYAPRLDQTNSSYESSELAELDKLRFRHCLTTLTIPRRCIGFARRRIGRGGRVIMDRISTEHDPVLRQIDPEMLNSFSSSSQTLDFSSNFSRTNASSKRCENRLSLSEILSNIRSCRLQCFQPRLLNLQDSDSEECTSRKPGQTVNNKRVSAASVALLNTSKNGISVTGGITEEQFQTHQQQLVQMQRQQLAQLQQKQQSQHSSQQTHPKAQGSSTSDCMSKTLDSASAHFAASAVVSAPAPSRSEVTKEQNTSHNNINGVLQPSGTSRTLYSTNMALSSSPGISTVQLVRTVGHTTTNHLIPALCTSSPQTLPMNNSCLTNAVHLNNVSVVSPVNVHINTRTSAPSPTALKLATVAASMDRVPKVTSSSAISSIARENHEPERLGLNGIAETTVAMEVT; translated from the exons GAACATCATTTGCAACGGGCTATCTCAGCACAAcaagttttcagagaaaagaaagagagcatGGTTATCCCAGTCCCTGAAGCGGAGAGCAATGTCAATTATTACAATCGTTTGTATAAAGGAGAGTTTAAGCAACCAAAGCAGTTCATTCACATTCAAC cttttaatCTGGACAACGAACAGCCAGATTATGATATGGATTCTGAGGATGAAACCTTACTGAACAGACTAAATCGGAAGATGGAAATCAAGCCGCTGCAGTTTGAAATAATGGTTGACAGACTCGAAAAAGCCAGTTCTAGTCAG CTCGTAACACTTCAAGAAGCTAAATTGCTGCTAAATGAGGATGACTACCTTATTAAGGCTGTATATGACTACTGGGTAAGAAAGCGTAAGAATTGCAGAGGGCCGTCTCTCATCCCCCaaatcaaacaagaaaagagGGATGGCTCCACCAACAACGACCCTTATGTTGCCTTCCGGAGGAGAACTGAGAAGATGCAGACCAGAAAG AATCGAAAGAACGATGAAGCGTCTTATGAGAAGATGTTGAAATTAAGAAGAGAGTTTAGCAGAGCCATAACAATTTTGGAGATGAttaagagaagagaaaaaacaaaacgCGAGCTATTGCATTTAACATTAGAAGTTGTTGAGAAAAG GTACCATTTGGGTGATTATGGAGGTGAAATCCTCAATGAAGTGAAGCTTAATAGACCTGAAAAAGAGATGAGCACAACTCCATCCACTCTTCATAATGGAAATCATCACAAAGTTCAAGAATGTAAAGTTAAG CATCCTCATCATTCATCGCTAAAGGAGGAGGTGTCAGATGTTGTACGTCAAAAGAAGAAGTATCTAAAGAAACCTAAGATGGAGTGTGTAGTAACTCCTCAACAGCCCTCTGCTGAGCCCTTGCCTGTTATCAGCAAGAGTGACATTAAACAGTATGACTTCCACAGCTCGGATGAAGATGAGTTCCCGCAG GTACCCTCACCAGTAtcagaagcagaagaagaaaatgatccTGATGGATCTTGTGCTTTCAGGAGAAGAGCAGGATGCCAGTATTATGCT cctCGTTTGGACCAAACTAATTCTTCATATGAAAGCTCGGAATTGGCAGAATTGGACAAACTGAGGTTCAGGCATTGCCTTACAACTCTTACAATTCCAAGAAGATGTATAGGATTTGCAAGAAGACGAATTGGCAGGGGTGGAAG GGTTATAATGGACCGAATATCCACAGAACATGATCCTGTCTTGAGACAGATTGACCCAGAAATGCTGAACAGTTTTTCAAGCTCTTCCCAGACTTTAGacttttcttctaatttttcaCGGACCAATGCTTCCAGTAAACGTTGTGAAAACAGACTGTCCCTTTCTGAAATACTAAGCAATATCAGATCATGTCGACTGCAGTGTTTTCAGCCAAGGCTACTAAATCTACAGGACAGTGATAGCGAAGAATGTACCTCAAGGAAACCAGGGCAGACTGTGAATAATAAAAGAGTTTCTGCAGCATCTGTAGCTTTATTGAACACCAGCAAGAATGGCATATCAG TAACAGGGGGTATCACAGAGGAGCAATTTCAGACACATCAACAGCAGTTAGTTCAAATGCAGAGGCAACAGCTTGCTCAgcttcagcagaaacagcaatCTCAGCATTCCTCACAACAGACGCATCCGAAAGCACAG ggctccagcacctctgACTGTATGTCAAAAACACTTGATTCAGCCAGCGCCCACTTTGCTGCATCTGCAGTGGTTAGTGCACCTGCTCCTAGTCGCAGTGAGGTAACGAAGGAACAAAACACCAGCCACAACAATATTAATGGTGTTCTCCAGCCTTCAG GAACCTCCAGAACTTTGTACTCCACCAACATGGCTTTATCATCCAGCCCAGGGATTTCAACTGTACAGCTTGTAAGGACAGTTGGCCACACCACCACAAACCACTTAATTCCAGCATTGTGCACAAGCAGCCCTCAGACGCTTCCCATGAACAATTCTTGCCTGACAAATGCAGTGCACCTCAACAATGTCAGTGTTGTTTCTCCAGTCAATGTGCATATCAATACAAGGACTTCAGCACCATCGCCAACAGCCTTAAAACTCGCCACAGTTGCTGCCAGTATGGACAGAGTGCCAAAGGTAACTTCTAGCAGTGCCATCAGCAGTATAGCAAG AGAGAATCATGAACCAGAACGACTGGGTTTAAATGGCATAGCAGAGACAACAGTAGCCATGGAAGTGACATAA
- the EPC2 gene encoding enhancer of polycomb homolog 2 isoform X3, which translates to MLVAVPSSPRRGFQTFLLGFLLVTLQEAKLLLNEDDYLIKAVYDYWVRKRKNCRGPSLIPQIKQEKRDGSTNNDPYVAFRRRTEKMQTRKNRKNDEASYEKMLKLRREFSRAITILEMIKRREKTKRELLHLTLEVVEKRYHLGDYGGEILNEVKLNRPEKEMSTTPSTLHNGNHHKVQECKVKHPHHSSLKEEVSDVVRQKKKYLKKPKMECVVTPQQPSAEPLPVISKSDIKQYDFHSSDEDEFPQVPSPVSEAEEENDPDGSCAFRRRAGCQYYAPRLDQTNSSYESSELAELDKLRFRHCLTTLTIPRRCIGFARRRIGRGGRVIMDRISTEHDPVLRQIDPEMLNSFSSSSQTLDFSSNFSRTNASSKRCENRLSLSEILSNIRSCRLQCFQPRLLNLQDSDSEECTSRKPGQTVNNKRVSAASVALLNTSKNGISVTGGITEEQFQTHQQQLVQMQRQQLAQLQQKQQSQHSSQQTHPKAQGSSTSDCMSKTLDSASAHFAASAVVSAPAPSRSEVTKEQNTSHNNINGVLQPSGTSRTLYSTNMALSSSPGISTVQLVRTVGHTTTNHLIPALCTSSPQTLPMNNSCLTNAVHLNNVSVVSPVNVHINTRTSAPSPTALKLATVAASMDRVPKVTSSSAISSIARENHEPERLGLNGIAETTVAMEVT; encoded by the exons aTGCTGGTGGCAGTGCCTTCCTCGCCAAGGAGGGGGTTCCAGACATTCCTCTTGGGCTTTTTG CTCGTAACACTTCAAGAAGCTAAATTGCTGCTAAATGAGGATGACTACCTTATTAAGGCTGTATATGACTACTGGGTAAGAAAGCGTAAGAATTGCAGAGGGCCGTCTCTCATCCCCCaaatcaaacaagaaaagagGGATGGCTCCACCAACAACGACCCTTATGTTGCCTTCCGGAGGAGAACTGAGAAGATGCAGACCAGAAAG AATCGAAAGAACGATGAAGCGTCTTATGAGAAGATGTTGAAATTAAGAAGAGAGTTTAGCAGAGCCATAACAATTTTGGAGATGAttaagagaagagaaaaaacaaaacgCGAGCTATTGCATTTAACATTAGAAGTTGTTGAGAAAAG GTACCATTTGGGTGATTATGGAGGTGAAATCCTCAATGAAGTGAAGCTTAATAGACCTGAAAAAGAGATGAGCACAACTCCATCCACTCTTCATAATGGAAATCATCACAAAGTTCAAGAATGTAAAGTTAAG CATCCTCATCATTCATCGCTAAAGGAGGAGGTGTCAGATGTTGTACGTCAAAAGAAGAAGTATCTAAAGAAACCTAAGATGGAGTGTGTAGTAACTCCTCAACAGCCCTCTGCTGAGCCCTTGCCTGTTATCAGCAAGAGTGACATTAAACAGTATGACTTCCACAGCTCGGATGAAGATGAGTTCCCGCAG GTACCCTCACCAGTAtcagaagcagaagaagaaaatgatccTGATGGATCTTGTGCTTTCAGGAGAAGAGCAGGATGCCAGTATTATGCT cctCGTTTGGACCAAACTAATTCTTCATATGAAAGCTCGGAATTGGCAGAATTGGACAAACTGAGGTTCAGGCATTGCCTTACAACTCTTACAATTCCAAGAAGATGTATAGGATTTGCAAGAAGACGAATTGGCAGGGGTGGAAG GGTTATAATGGACCGAATATCCACAGAACATGATCCTGTCTTGAGACAGATTGACCCAGAAATGCTGAACAGTTTTTCAAGCTCTTCCCAGACTTTAGacttttcttctaatttttcaCGGACCAATGCTTCCAGTAAACGTTGTGAAAACAGACTGTCCCTTTCTGAAATACTAAGCAATATCAGATCATGTCGACTGCAGTGTTTTCAGCCAAGGCTACTAAATCTACAGGACAGTGATAGCGAAGAATGTACCTCAAGGAAACCAGGGCAGACTGTGAATAATAAAAGAGTTTCTGCAGCATCTGTAGCTTTATTGAACACCAGCAAGAATGGCATATCAG TAACAGGGGGTATCACAGAGGAGCAATTTCAGACACATCAACAGCAGTTAGTTCAAATGCAGAGGCAACAGCTTGCTCAgcttcagcagaaacagcaatCTCAGCATTCCTCACAACAGACGCATCCGAAAGCACAG ggctccagcacctctgACTGTATGTCAAAAACACTTGATTCAGCCAGCGCCCACTTTGCTGCATCTGCAGTGGTTAGTGCACCTGCTCCTAGTCGCAGTGAGGTAACGAAGGAACAAAACACCAGCCACAACAATATTAATGGTGTTCTCCAGCCTTCAG GAACCTCCAGAACTTTGTACTCCACCAACATGGCTTTATCATCCAGCCCAGGGATTTCAACTGTACAGCTTGTAAGGACAGTTGGCCACACCACCACAAACCACTTAATTCCAGCATTGTGCACAAGCAGCCCTCAGACGCTTCCCATGAACAATTCTTGCCTGACAAATGCAGTGCACCTCAACAATGTCAGTGTTGTTTCTCCAGTCAATGTGCATATCAATACAAGGACTTCAGCACCATCGCCAACAGCCTTAAAACTCGCCACAGTTGCTGCCAGTATGGACAGAGTGCCAAAGGTAACTTCTAGCAGTGCCATCAGCAGTATAGCAAG AGAGAATCATGAACCAGAACGACTGGGTTTAAATGGCATAGCAGAGACAACAGTAGCCATGGAAGTGACATAA
- the EPC2 gene encoding enhancer of polycomb homolog 2 isoform X2, with protein MSKLSFRARALDAAKPLPIYRGKDMPDLNDCVSINRAVPQMPTGMEKEEESEHHLQRAISAQQVFREKKESMVIPVPEAESNVNYYNRLYKGEFKQPKQFIHIQPFNLDNEQPDYDMDSEDETLLNRLNRKMEIKPLQFEIMVDRLEKASSSQLVTLQEAKLLLNEDDYLIKAVYDYWVRKRKNCRGPSLIPQIKQEKRDGSTNNDPYVAFRRRTEKMQTRKNRKNDEASYEKMLKLRREFSRAITILEMIKRREKTKRELLHLTLEVVEKRYHLGDYGGEILNEVKLNRPEKEMSTTPSTLHNGNHHKVQECKVKHPHHSSLKEEVSDVVRQKKKYLKKPKMECVVTPQQPSAEPLPVISKSDIKQYDFHSSDEDEFPQVPSPVSEAEEENDPDGSCAFRRRAGCQYYAPRLDQTNSSYESSELAELDKLRFRHCLTTLTIPRRCIGFARRRIGRGGRVIMDRISTEHDPVLRQIDPEMLNSFSSSSQTLDFSSNFSRTNASSKRCENRLSLSEILSNIRSCRLQCFQPRLLNLQDSDSEECTSRKPGQTVNNKRVSAASVALLNTSKNGISGGITEEQFQTHQQQLVQMQRQQLAQLQQKQQSQHSSQQTHPKAQGSSTSDCMSKTLDSASAHFAASAVVSAPAPSRSEVTKEQNTSHNNINGVLQPSGTSRTLYSTNMALSSSPGISTVQLVRTVGHTTTNHLIPALCTSSPQTLPMNNSCLTNAVHLNNVSVVSPVNVHINTRTSAPSPTALKLATVAASMDRVPKVTSSSAISSIARENHEPERLGLNGIAETTVAMEVT; from the exons GAACATCATTTGCAACGGGCTATCTCAGCACAAcaagttttcagagaaaagaaagagagcatGGTTATCCCAGTCCCTGAAGCGGAGAGCAATGTCAATTATTACAATCGTTTGTATAAAGGAGAGTTTAAGCAACCAAAGCAGTTCATTCACATTCAAC cttttaatCTGGACAACGAACAGCCAGATTATGATATGGATTCTGAGGATGAAACCTTACTGAACAGACTAAATCGGAAGATGGAAATCAAGCCGCTGCAGTTTGAAATAATGGTTGACAGACTCGAAAAAGCCAGTTCTAGTCAG CTCGTAACACTTCAAGAAGCTAAATTGCTGCTAAATGAGGATGACTACCTTATTAAGGCTGTATATGACTACTGGGTAAGAAAGCGTAAGAATTGCAGAGGGCCGTCTCTCATCCCCCaaatcaaacaagaaaagagGGATGGCTCCACCAACAACGACCCTTATGTTGCCTTCCGGAGGAGAACTGAGAAGATGCAGACCAGAAAG AATCGAAAGAACGATGAAGCGTCTTATGAGAAGATGTTGAAATTAAGAAGAGAGTTTAGCAGAGCCATAACAATTTTGGAGATGAttaagagaagagaaaaaacaaaacgCGAGCTATTGCATTTAACATTAGAAGTTGTTGAGAAAAG GTACCATTTGGGTGATTATGGAGGTGAAATCCTCAATGAAGTGAAGCTTAATAGACCTGAAAAAGAGATGAGCACAACTCCATCCACTCTTCATAATGGAAATCATCACAAAGTTCAAGAATGTAAAGTTAAG CATCCTCATCATTCATCGCTAAAGGAGGAGGTGTCAGATGTTGTACGTCAAAAGAAGAAGTATCTAAAGAAACCTAAGATGGAGTGTGTAGTAACTCCTCAACAGCCCTCTGCTGAGCCCTTGCCTGTTATCAGCAAGAGTGACATTAAACAGTATGACTTCCACAGCTCGGATGAAGATGAGTTCCCGCAG GTACCCTCACCAGTAtcagaagcagaagaagaaaatgatccTGATGGATCTTGTGCTTTCAGGAGAAGAGCAGGATGCCAGTATTATGCT cctCGTTTGGACCAAACTAATTCTTCATATGAAAGCTCGGAATTGGCAGAATTGGACAAACTGAGGTTCAGGCATTGCCTTACAACTCTTACAATTCCAAGAAGATGTATAGGATTTGCAAGAAGACGAATTGGCAGGGGTGGAAG GGTTATAATGGACCGAATATCCACAGAACATGATCCTGTCTTGAGACAGATTGACCCAGAAATGCTGAACAGTTTTTCAAGCTCTTCCCAGACTTTAGacttttcttctaatttttcaCGGACCAATGCTTCCAGTAAACGTTGTGAAAACAGACTGTCCCTTTCTGAAATACTAAGCAATATCAGATCATGTCGACTGCAGTGTTTTCAGCCAAGGCTACTAAATCTACAGGACAGTGATAGCGAAGAATGTACCTCAAGGAAACCAGGGCAGACTGTGAATAATAAAAGAGTTTCTGCAGCATCTGTAGCTTTATTGAACACCAGCAAGAATGGCATATCAG GGGGTATCACAGAGGAGCAATTTCAGACACATCAACAGCAGTTAGTTCAAATGCAGAGGCAACAGCTTGCTCAgcttcagcagaaacagcaatCTCAGCATTCCTCACAACAGACGCATCCGAAAGCACAG ggctccagcacctctgACTGTATGTCAAAAACACTTGATTCAGCCAGCGCCCACTTTGCTGCATCTGCAGTGGTTAGTGCACCTGCTCCTAGTCGCAGTGAGGTAACGAAGGAACAAAACACCAGCCACAACAATATTAATGGTGTTCTCCAGCCTTCAG GAACCTCCAGAACTTTGTACTCCACCAACATGGCTTTATCATCCAGCCCAGGGATTTCAACTGTACAGCTTGTAAGGACAGTTGGCCACACCACCACAAACCACTTAATTCCAGCATTGTGCACAAGCAGCCCTCAGACGCTTCCCATGAACAATTCTTGCCTGACAAATGCAGTGCACCTCAACAATGTCAGTGTTGTTTCTCCAGTCAATGTGCATATCAATACAAGGACTTCAGCACCATCGCCAACAGCCTTAAAACTCGCCACAGTTGCTGCCAGTATGGACAGAGTGCCAAAGGTAACTTCTAGCAGTGCCATCAGCAGTATAGCAAG AGAGAATCATGAACCAGAACGACTGGGTTTAAATGGCATAGCAGAGACAACAGTAGCCATGGAAGTGACATAA